CAGGCTCTCGCTGCCCCGTGCCATGCGGTAACCGCGCAGGTGGTGCGAACGGGCGTCGTCGAAGCGGCCGAGGCGCAGCAGCGGCAGCAGCGAGTGGGCGAGCAGCCGGTGGGGTTCCTCGGCGCAGGTCCGCTCGCCCGCCAGCACGGGCTGCCAGACCTCCAGGGCCTGGGCGTCGTCCCCGCGCAGCACGGCGTACGCGCCCTGCCCGTTGAGCTCGCACGCGTGGCAGTCGCTCATGCTGTCGCGGTCGGCCGCCAGCCAGGCGCGGTACGCGCGCTCGGCCCGGTCGTCCTCGCCGATCGCGTCGGCGAGCCACAGCTCGGCCTCGCGTACCGGCCGCTCGCTGTAGCCCGCTATCCGGTAGCGGCGCTCCATCTCGTCCAGCCAGCCGATGGCGGACTCCAGCGGGATCTCGGGTGAATCGCTGAGAGCCGTGGCCACCCACTTGAACTGCCAGAACAGCGAGTGGGCGGCCCACCGGTCGAAGCTGCCGGGGTCTTTGTCGTACTCCTGGAGCAGCCGGGCGAACGGCACGAGCATCTTCGAGGACTCGGCACTCCACAGGTAGGCGTTGATCAGGTTGTCCAGCGCCTTGCGGAACAGCGCCCCGTCACCGGTCGCCTCCGCCGCACCCACGAGCACCTCGGCGTGCGCGTTGCGCGCGGCCCCGTTCGGGGCGTCGCTGTTCTCCGCCAGGCCCCGCTCGATCTCCTCGTGCGTCAGCATGGTCACTTCTGTCCCTCCGGGGAGTCGGTGGAGTGGGTCGCCCATTCCAGGAGCCCGAGGAAGGCCCGGTTGAGCAGGGTGGAGTCGGCAGGGCGCAGCGGCCGCTGGGACATCAGCAGTGCCTGCCCGTACAGCGATTCGACGGCCGTGCCGGTCAGGGCCTCGTCGGGCAGGGCCGAGATCCGGCGGATCAGCGGGTTGTTGTGGTTGAGCACCAGGCGGGCGCGCGGCGCGGAGCCGCGCAGCGCCCCGAGGATTCCGCTCCACAGCGAGTCGGCGCTGCTCAGGGCGGCCGTGCGGTCGCGCTCCTGGCGGGCCTGGCGGTCGTCGAGGTAGAGCGCCGGGACCGAGACGGGCTGGAAGGCGCGCAGCACCACGTCGCAGCCCTGCGGTTCCAGCCGGGTGCGCGCCGTGGACAGGAAGGGCGCGAGGGCGAGTTCGGCGGAGGTCGGGACCGGGTCGAGCCGCTCGGTGACGGCTCCGGCGTCCAGCTCCGAGACCTTGAGGTCCGGCCGTATGGAAGGCAGCAGGGCGAGCAGGTCGGCGTCGTAGGTGTATCCGGCGTTGATGACGCCGAGGCCGTGGGCCGCCGCGATCGGGGCGATCTGGCGGAACTCCTCGACGGTGCGCGTGAAGTGGATCTCGGTGTGGGCGGCCGTGAACTCCTGGAGGCTCATCGAGCCGTCGCTGGTCTCGAACGGCAGCCAGGGCAGCATCAGGCCGAGCAGCTCGGCGTCGTGCCGGGCCAGGGACTTCACGCCGAGGTGGTGGACGCCCAGGAAGGCGGCCAGACGCTCCGGTTCACTCGCGGCGAGTTCGGCGAGCCAGGCCCGGACGCGGGCGCCGAGGGCCTCCCGTACGGCGGACAGGGTTTCGTCGTCGTACAGGTTCTCGCGGGAGGCGGTGGGCCGCAGGGTGTCGGTGTCGATGACCGCGCGGACGAAGAACGCCCAGTCCGGCAGGAGGTTGTCGGCGTGGTCGGTGAGCAGCATGCCCTTGAGGTGGACGCGGTGTCCGGCCCGGTGGGCGGGGCTGGTCGGCTCGGGGAGGACGTACGCCACTCCGCGCACCCCGGCGACGGGCAGGTCGAGGTCGATGCTGTCGAGCGGGGTGAAGCCGAAGAGCTGCGCGCAGTGGCCGGCGAGCGCGACGCGGCGGGCCGCGGGGGTGGGGAAGGGACGGTCCCATACGGCGGGCCGGTCGGTGACGGCCCGCGGCTCGCCGCCTTCGCCGTCGTCGAAGGTGATGTCGTACGGGAGCAGGGAGCCGTAGTCGCGGGCCAGCTGCTCGACCCTGGCCGGGACGGTCCACTCCTCGGCGCCGGGGCGGGCCTGGAGGATGACGGTGGTCCCGGGCTCCCGGCGTGCCTCGTCGGGCAGTTCGCGGACGGTGTACGAGCCGTCGTCCGTGGCCAGCCATTCGACGGGCGCGGCCTGGGGGTCGCGGGCGGAACGCGTGATGACGCGGATCTGGCGGGCCACGACGAAGCAGGCGAGCAGGCCGATGCCGAACTGGCCGAGGAACTCCCGGCGGGTGGTCTCGAGGCCGTGGTCGCCGCCTCGCTTGGAGCTGCGGCCGATGGTGGCGAGGAGGGAGTGGGCCTCGGCGGCGGTCAGGCCGATACCGCTGTCCTCGATGGTCACCCGGCCCGCGGACGCCGACAGGCGGATGCGGATCTCCGCCTCCGGGTCGAGTGCGTGGCGGGCGGTGACGGCGTCCACCGCGTTCTGCAGGAGCTCGCGGACGTAGACGCGCGGGCTGGAGTAGAGGTGGTGGGAGAGCAGGTCGACCAGGCCGCGCAGATCGACTTGGAAGCTGTTGGCCGACGGGTCGCAGTGGTCGGCGGAGTGGGAAGGGGAAGGGGATGTGGACGTCACGGGGCGTCACCTCGCGTGCTCGCATGGATGGTTCGGCGATCGCGAGGTACCCCCCTCACAGATCGGAATGAGGAACAGAGTAGGGGGATGATCTGACAATCTCGTCGTGAATTCCGGCGCAGAGGGCGCAGCCGAGCGGCGCCGGTGCCGGCGCTACTGGAAACGCAGGAACTGCGGCGGTACGGCGTCCACCAGCCACACCCCGTTGGCGCTGATCCGGAAAACGTGCCCGGCCGTGCGCATCGCACCTGCATCCACGCTGAGCACGACCGGCCGGCCGCGCCGGGCGCCGACGCGGGTCGCGGTCTCCCGGTCGGGGGACAGGTGCACGTGGTGGCGGGCCATGGGGCGCAGCCCCTCAGAGCGGATCGCGTCCAGGGCTGCGGCGACGGTGCCGTGGTAGAGGTACGCGGGCGGTTCGGCCTCCGGCAGGTCAAGGTCCACGGGAACGGTGTGGCCCTGGTTGGCCCGGATGCGGCTGCCGTCGACGGCGAACCGCTGCTTGTCGTTGGCGGCGACGACGTGGTCGAGCTCGGCGCGGCTGACGGGGAAGCCGTGGGAGGCGGCCGCGCGGAGAAGATCGTCGATCTCCACCCAGCCCTGGGGATCGAGCACCAGTCCGATGCGTTCCGGCTGATGCCGCAGATGTTTCGAGACGTATTTGGACACCTTCACGGTGCGTCTGTCGTCCATGGCCCCAGCTTGCCGCGTCGGAGCGGGGTCGGGCAGCGATTTTTTGCCGCTCCGCCGGCCCCGGACACCCTCTATCGCACTTCCAAGATACGGAATATATTTTCCGTTGAACTTCTGCCCAGGGGGAGAACCCATGACAATCCACGCTTCCCTGCCGCGCCGTGCGGTCGCCGAGCTCATCGGTACCGCCGGCCTTCTCGTGGTGGTGATCGGTTCCGGAATCCAGGCCTCCGACCTCAGCCGGGACGCCGGTGTCGCCCTCGTCGCCAACTCGCTCGCCTCGGCCATCGGCCTCGGGCTGATCATCACCCTCTTCGGACCGCTGTCCGGAGCCCACCTCAACCCGGTCGTCACCCTCACCTCCTGGTGGGCGCGGCGGACCGGCGGCGAGGGGCTCGGCGGCCGGGAGGCCCTGGTCTACACCGCGGCCCAGACCGCCGGGGCCATCGCCGGCGCCGTCGTCGCCGAGGTGATGTTCGGCCACGCCCCCGGGACCTTCTCCACGCAGATCCGCGGCGGGGGCCACCTGCTCGTCGGCGAGATCGTCGCCACCGCCGGGCTCGTCCTCGTCATCCAGGGCCTGGAGCGCATCGGGCGCCCGAAACTGATCCCGGCCGCGGTCGCCGCGTACATCGCCGCCGCGATCTGGTTCACCTCGTCCGGCTCCTTTGCCAACCCGGCGGGCACCATCGGACGCGCCTTCAGCGACTCCTTCACCGGCATCGCCCCACAGTCGCTGCCCGGATTCGTCGCGGCCCAGCTGATCGGGGGCGTCCTGGGCCTGGCCCTCGCCGCACTCCTCTACGGGAGCGCCGGGCGCGGTCCGCAGGACGCTCCGGCCGGCCCCGCGGCCGGTGCGCAGGCCCTCGCGCCGGTGTCCGTCAGCCCGCCCGACTCCGCCGCAAGCGCCAGCGGTATCGAGCCGGCCGGTCCCGTGAACGCTGCCTACGAGACCGTCGGTTGAGCCGTCCGAGGGGCCGTCCACACCGCTTTCCACAGGGTTGCCCACAGGCAACACCGACTTGTCCACAGCTGGTTGGGTCGGATTTGAGGGCAAACGAGTGATCCGCCCTGTGGACTAACGACCGACGTCACCGGACGGCGGCGGTCGTTGTCCGCCGCCCCGGCGCGTGGCGGTCGCTACCCGCCGCCGCTACCCGCCGCCCCGGCGCGCCAGCTCGTTCATCGTCCGGGCCTGCAGTTCCCGCTCCGTCGCGGCCCGGACGAACTCCCCGACGTGCTCGGCGCCGACCAGCTCCTGCACCGCCCGTACCGTCTCGGCCGGCAGTGGCACCGATGCGGGCCCCGACGGCTGCGGGGTCCCGGCCGCCCCCAGGTGGCTCTGCAGATGCCGGGTCGCGAACAGCCGCATCGCCCGTGCCAGCTCGGCGTCCACCGTCTGCTGGGCCAGGGGCCGCAGTCTCCGTACCATCGTCGCCGCCTCCGCCGCGTCCGCGTCCGTCGGCGGGACCTGCCCGAGGTAGCGGGCGAAGACGTGCTCGGTGGTGAACTCGAGGAACCGCGAGGCGATGTGCTCCACCTGCCCGCGCAGCTCGCGCAGATGCCCGGTGATCGCCGACAGCGGCACCCCGGCCGCGTACAGCTCGGCTGCCACCGCCAGCTCCTGCGGGGAGGGCACGAGGAAATCGTCAGGGCGCCCCGGGATCCGCTCCAGCACTCCCAGCTCGCACGCCTCACCCACCGCGTCGTCGTCGGGCCGGCCGCCGAACCGCTCGTTCAGCTCGGCCCGGCTGATCCGGGCGGCCTCCT
The Streptomyces sp. NBC_01296 DNA segment above includes these coding regions:
- a CDS encoding HSP90 family protein, with amino-acid sequence MTSTSPSPSHSADHCDPSANSFQVDLRGLVDLLSHHLYSSPRVYVRELLQNAVDAVTARHALDPEAEIRIRLSASAGRVTIEDSGIGLTAAEAHSLLATIGRSSKRGGDHGLETTRREFLGQFGIGLLACFVVARQIRVITRSARDPQAAPVEWLATDDGSYTVRELPDEARREPGTTVILQARPGAEEWTVPARVEQLARDYGSLLPYDITFDDGEGGEPRAVTDRPAVWDRPFPTPAARRVALAGHCAQLFGFTPLDSIDLDLPVAGVRGVAYVLPEPTSPAHRAGHRVHLKGMLLTDHADNLLPDWAFFVRAVIDTDTLRPTASRENLYDDETLSAVREALGARVRAWLAELAASEPERLAAFLGVHHLGVKSLARHDAELLGLMLPWLPFETSDGSMSLQEFTAAHTEIHFTRTVEEFRQIAPIAAAHGLGVINAGYTYDADLLALLPSIRPDLKVSELDAGAVTERLDPVPTSAELALAPFLSTARTRLEPQGCDVVLRAFQPVSVPALYLDDRQARQERDRTAALSSADSLWSGILGALRGSAPRARLVLNHNNPLIRRISALPDEALTGTAVESLYGQALLMSQRPLRPADSTLLNRAFLGLLEWATHSTDSPEGQK
- a CDS encoding RNA 2'-phosphotransferase; amino-acid sequence: MDDRRTVKVSKYVSKHLRHQPERIGLVLDPQGWVEIDDLLRAAASHGFPVSRAELDHVVAANDKQRFAVDGSRIRANQGHTVPVDLDLPEAEPPAYLYHGTVAAALDAIRSEGLRPMARHHVHLSPDRETATRVGARRGRPVVLSVDAGAMRTAGHVFRISANGVWLVDAVPPQFLRFQ
- a CDS encoding aquaporin; the protein is MTIHASLPRRAVAELIGTAGLLVVVIGSGIQASDLSRDAGVALVANSLASAIGLGLIITLFGPLSGAHLNPVVTLTSWWARRTGGEGLGGREALVYTAAQTAGAIAGAVVAEVMFGHAPGTFSTQIRGGGHLLVGEIVATAGLVLVIQGLERIGRPKLIPAAVAAYIAAAIWFTSSGSFANPAGTIGRAFSDSFTGIAPQSLPGFVAAQLIGGVLGLALAALLYGSAGRGPQDAPAGPAAGAQALAPVSVSPPDSAASASGIEPAGPVNAAYETVG
- a CDS encoding MerR family transcriptional regulator, whose protein sequence is MSEQAVAEYRIEDLAHHSGATVRTIRAYQDRGLLPKPERRGRSNVYRDTHLARLRQIADLLDRGYTLASIKELLEAWDAGRGLGGVLGLVAEVHGPWTDEEAARISRAELNERFGGRPDDDAVGEACELGVLERIPGRPDDFLVPSPQELAVAAELYAAGVPLSAITGHLRELRGQVEHIASRFLEFTTEHVFARYLGQVPPTDADAAEAATMVRRLRPLAQQTVDAELARAMRLFATRHLQSHLGAAGTPQPSGPASVPLPAETVRAVQELVGAEHVGEFVRAATERELQARTMNELARRGGG